Genomic window (Maniola jurtina chromosome 8, ilManJurt1.1, whole genome shotgun sequence):
TAAATCTTTGCGAGGATTATAAGAGAGATAGATGGTTTGAGCGGTGGAATTATCTAGCAAGTCATTAATTGGTCTTGGTTCAGTGCAGAACTTATTTGAAGTTGAATTTCCCTATGGTTtggtttcagtttttttttaaagattttaaagacGTGTAATGGAACCATATTGTATTTATCTaaactaaataggtactaaCGTGAATTAATTTGAAATAGTTCTTAGAATGAGAAATTTAGATAgataacaaattaaaaacatttattttttatgtttattcagatacgagttagcccttgactgcaatatcacctggtgataagtgatgatgcagtctcagatgcaagctataagacctacctacctgccaaattttatatttctaggtcaacgggaagtacccaccctataagtttctttgacagacacgatagacggacagacacagacaacaatcatcccataagggttccgtttttctttttgacgtacggaaccctaaaaatgtgaatAAGGGAGGCAAAATTTATACAGCTGTTTAATGTTTAGGTCTTGAGTTGACTCCCAATAATAGTTGATGGAAGGCTCACGTCTAAGTTCCTCTTATTACTCCCTAGCGACAAGAAAAGGCTGCGCCGCCGTATCATTTACATTTAGATCACTAAGATTATCTTCCAGCTGAACACACGTTGTTATATAGTTCACTCTGATGTTGCTGTGAGAATTATTTAGGGCTGAAGGCCCGAAGGGGCTGAAATTCAAACTGCGACAGGAAATCGCAATGTCaaaaattttcagaaaaataaaagCCGACTAAACCGTTTATTCCTTATTCCATATATCCATCGGCACTAAAACAGCCGCCCTATGATAAAACTCAGAAAGGTATATCCACCCTGGATTAAATtgaatacttaagtaggtacataattatgataaaactgttaacagggctctctccgtcactcgtttcatacaatcgtagttccaatttcatttgaatattaagcaaccaaagtccatgaaattttgcagatatattctagaaactaatatttgtgtctgtggtgttttagatttttctaaaaatatgtagttttaaaattacaggggctcaaagatttgtatgaaattttttaagaccgcgtaactttgaaaccgaatattttaacagaaatctggaaaaccacagacacagatattagtttctagaatatgtctgcaaaatttcatggactttggttgcttaattttcaaatgaaattggaactacgattgtatggcacgagtgacggagagagccctcttaatgcaCGATTTTTGAACATCTCTACCCGTCAGAATTCAAATATGTAACTTATTAACTATATTTGAGATAGTGTTTAGTTTATAGCGTGAATTAATAATCGTGAATTAATAATCATGATATTGAATTCTGTGGTTGTGATATGGAATAGTCATTGTTCGATAGATTTTAGATTTTGTAAAATCCCGACTTAAAGCCTGATCAGAAATATATAAAACTTGCTCTATGGGCGCCACTAGTAAGTATGTGTTGTGGTCACTAAATAGTACTTATTATATCATTCATGTTGGAAGAGCCAGCCCTAAAGTACTTATGGTCTCAGGTCTTGCATAAATTAGTtccactatattattatattattcggtattttatttttcgggtCAGGCTTTATCTGATGACTTCTTTGAAGTGCTGAGAactatttgtaaataacaaaaaacattGATAGAAgtatctagtacctacctactgtttattGCATTTGTGCATTTAATTGGAATGATATCAGCCAGCcacctttttttattatttataagttgTGACTTTATGACATTACGCCaacctataaaaataaaaacaaggcAACTGCATCAGAACATTCTTTTTATCATCCCAAACAACTGTGCAAAATGTTATTCCTTCATACGTTAGTACTGTTTATTATATTCGCctgtttaatatattattatttcacaagAAACTTTAAATACTGGGAATTGAGGAATATTCCAGGACCACGACCATTGCCATTTTTCGGTAATTATAAAGATTTCGTCCTAAGAAAATTGAATGTTACATGGTTAAACAAACAAATTTATGAccaatattcaaacgaaaaagtTGTCGGTATTTTTAGAATGACATCACCGACCTTGTTAATAAGGGACTTAGATGTGATTAAGAACGTGCTGATAAAAGATTTTGAGTATTTTGAAGATCGTGGTAtagaatttagtaaagagggTTTGGGAGCTAATCTTTTTCATGCTGATTCAGAAATCTGGAAGCCACTGCGAACTTTTTTTTCACCTTTGTTTTCAAATGCTAAATTAAGAAATATGGTTTCTTTAATTGTCGAAAAAAGTGACGCAACTATTAGCCATATCAAGAAAATTACGGAAACACAAATAATAGATCAAGATGTATACTCACTTGTTCAAAAATTTACGATGTCAACTATTTTAACTTGTGCTTTTGGACTTGATATCGCTGTAGATAACGAAGTACTTTTGCAGAAGATGATGAAAATAGATGAGTTGTCATTTTCGAGGACTGTTGCAAGCGACTTTGATTTATTATTCCCTGGTgtgttaaaacaaataaatgctTCGATTTTCGACAaggaattaaatatttttttccttggTTTAGTTAAAGATGTTACACAAGCGCGAAACGGAATACCTTCCAACAGAAAAGactttatagatttaattttggAAGCAAAAAATCAAGGCAACGTTTTAGAAACTGTGATAGGTGGTAATACGGTCAAGTGTGTGAAATTGACTGATGAAGTAATAGCTGCGCaagcatttattttttacatagctGGGTATGAAACTAATGCAAATACTATGGCATATACGATGTATGAACTTGCCATGAATCCTGAAAtacaagaaaaattaatatCAGAAGTTGACGAAGTTTTACACCGCCACAATGAAAAGATAACATATGAGATGACTAGTGAATTGTCTTATATGGAAAAAGTGTTTAACGAGACTCTTCGAAAATACACTGTAACTGATTTACAACGTAGAGCGAaagcaaattataaaatacctgGGACCAAAATAACTATTGAAAAAGGAACAACTATAATTGTGCCTGTATTGGGCATAAGTCACGATGAAAAGTACTATTCAAATCCTACAAAATTTGATCCCGAGACATTTTCCCCTGATAATGAGAATAAAAGACATCCTTGTGCGTTTATTCCTTTTGGTATTGGTCCTCGGTACTGCATTGGTAAGGcccgtaataattattatattttaaatattattttaatacgcTATGATTAATTTCACACATCCATCCATAACACTAGAACTACGTTAGTGacttctaagtacctactttagtttttagggttccggacctcaaaaggaaaaacggaatcctataaaggatcactttgttgtctgtctgtctgtccgttcgtccgtgcgtcgtgtctgtcgagaaatactatagggtacttcccgttaacctagaatcatgaaattcgacaaataggtagatattatagcacaagtacaggaataaatctgaaaaccgcgaatttgtggttagttacatcattaaaaaaaaatgtgtttcaattgtcaaagtaagataactatacccagtggggtatcataatatgaaaggactttaccactACATTCttagacagatttttatttatttttgtatttttgatttatcgtgcaaaatgttggaaaaaatacctgagtaaggtaccctcagtgcgtgacttgcacctggccggttttttaaaatgtgtGAAAATTAATATTGGCACGATAATCATCATGACGTCTTCATCTTTAGCATTTAGATATCAACATTAGGTTTAGGCCTGTggccttattagtgggaggtaatttctaaattttctctggtctgggtctggtgggaggcttcggccgtggctagttaccaccctaccggcaaagccgtgccgcaaaGCGATTTATCGtttcagtacgatgccgtgtagaaaccaaaagggtatgggtttaataaaataccatacctcttccagattagtccgcttccatcttagaccttTTGCAATACatcgattgattgattgattgattgcttgcttgcatcatcacttaccaccaggtgagattgcagttaagggctaacttgtatctaaataaaataaaataggtttgTAGTTTTGTACCCGCCAGTGTAAGCTAATATGGACGCGTGCAAACCTACCTTTTTCCCTGACTCTACCAACGCACAAACATTTGAAAGTAACAAGGAAAAATTGTTTCAGGTATGAAGTTTGCAAGAATACAGAACCGTGTATTCTTAATGAAACTTCTGTCCAACTTTCGTCTAGAAGTCTCCAAGAATACACAAACCACCATCGCATTCAACCCAGGGCGAATCATTGCTTCACCAAAAGACGGAATATATTTGAATCTTATTCCAAGAAAGTCACTATTAGGCTAAGCGCGCACTGCGATGCAATTTTTTTCCGCATGTTCAATACGAAATTTAATCGTAATTCGAATATTATTTCTACGCGCACCACGATTTATTTTCGCACATAATTCTTTACATATTTCCTTATATTAATTTCTTTACATACTTCCTcccatgtttttatttttagatttcaaTCCAGATATAACGGGGAATGTTTATTCCATAATTGAGGCCTCATTGCTACTGCTCCaattaatttatcaaaatcaatATCGTTGACATCGTCGGTAGCCACAGCGGCGGCCGATGGCGTCGTCGGCGCAGGTGATTCGGCCTGCACTGTCTGACATCATGAGAGTTCATTACTTGACTGACCGTTGCGCTTGCGATTTTTTCCGCAGTGCGCGGGACTCAAGTATTTTTCCATAAGacacaaaaatatattcttaCGAATTCGTATCGCACCGCAATTGCGGAATATTAATCGGATGCGTCTTTTTTCGCAGTGATATATACGGATTATAATTTATGGGATATATTCGgatgataatttattttgatgGTTCACAGATTTGCGATTTTTTTTCGCAACGATTTATTTTCGTCGTGCGCGCAGACACGAAAAATATTGTTAACTAATTAAAAACTTTCTAATGTAATATGcgtgtacttttttttaataattttatgatcCTTTCGGAGCCCAAAAaagtttctattttattttcgtccgtctgtctgtgtagGTTGAAAATAAGCATACTTATAGCTTGTGCTGCAGGTCAACGTAATACCTAAATACGAATGCTGATCTAGAATCGTTTTGATGTTGTGCCACTGAATACTGTCTTGAGGCTTCTTTTACTCTGAGTAGATGCTCAAGAGTTAAATGGACACGTCAGGGTAACTCATTCttgaaaagtacctacctattgtattaAGAGGCACATTTACatctaaatctatacatataataaaattgtagaaaagtggtgtctgtacaatggaaatatataaaaaaaagtagcatgggtttttattatatcgatgccgaacccgaaattgtaattaatttttttttgtctgtttgtctgtttgtctgtgtgtttgtgcacgctaatatcagaaacggcttattcgatttagatacggttttcactaatatattgtagtaagcttcacttaacatttagtgtttatttcatgtcaatcggttcataaataaaaaagttatgtcaatttaaagaatcacggcgaacatttttaacgtacagagtacgtactacacgcctcgcgcctgagcgtccgtggctatataaagcgcgctgattccacgcgaacgaagtcgcggcacGGGTCGCGGGCACATCTAGTAAGTAAAtatgttttctttctttcttttcaatACAAAGACAATTTAAGgaatggttatgattttatttacacttcGCATTTTGTAATCAAGAGTCTacaattttttgaattattatctTTAAATAATAAGTCTGTAATATTAAAAGGAGATTTAAGACTTATtcgtaactagccgatgcccgcgacttcgtccgcctggatttaagtttttgaaatcccgtgggaactttttgattttccgggataaaaagtagcctatgtgctaatccaggatattatctatctccattccaaatttcagccaaatccgtccagtagtttttgcgtgaaggagtaacaaatatacacacacacacacacacacacacacacgcacacacacacacatacaaactttcgcctttataatattagtgtgattttaaattGGTTCAATCACCAAAGTTgctatagtaggtattataaacgGCTTTATTTGGGTATAATTATTGTGGATGCAGTGCACACAAGAGTTATTAAAATAGAAGCTTTGGATCGAAAACGTTAGAACAAAAAGACTGAATTTGGTGAAACAGATGTTTAAAAAGCGAGTTGCGTGTTAGTATACAGCTgaagatttttatttgaagaAGTTTATTTCTAAGCCTTAGGCAAATATCTACTTCAATTAGATTAAAATCTATAAACCAAAGTAGGTATTACTAGGTATACTATGACCATCGATTCTAAAAGAACCGCTACGATGTGAAATGCccttcaaaaaaaatatgtctgtgCTACCTTCCACATACCTATAACTTGAGCACTTTCAAGGGAAGATAGAATATGTATCTCCTAGGAACAGCCTAGATCtagttcataaatattaatttccGTGACATGATTGCGATCTCGCAATGAAAAATTAGTGTATTGAgtattttatttagaactaatgaggtaagtatattattttgtttgtaagcAGTCAAATTGTTATCAGCTGTAACATAATGATGTATTTTGTGAACCTCTCGATAAGACAAAAATCAGTACGTTTTTTTTATCTTCGTAAACAGCTgtgaaaaatgttatttcttcaCGCGTTTGTACTGTTTATTATATTCGCCtgttcaatatattattatttcacaagGAACTTTAAATACTGGGAATCAAGAAATATTCCAGGGCCAAGACCATTGCCATTTTTCGGTAATATTAAAGATTTTGTCCTAAGAAAATCGAATGCTGCggtattaaataaacaaatttatGACAAATATCCAAATGAAAAAGTTGTTGGTATTTTTAGAATGACATCACCGACCTTGATAATAAGGGATTTAGATGTGGCTAAGAACGTGCTAATAAAAGATTTTGAGTATTTCGAAGATCGTGGTatagaatttagtaaagaaggTTTGGGAGCTAATCTTTTTCATGCTGATTCTGAAATCTGGAGGCCTCTAAGAAATTTTTTTTCGCCGTTGTTTACAACTGctaaattgaaaaatatgatCCCTTTAATTGTTGAAAAAAGTGATGCAACTATAAACTACTTTAAGAAAATCATCGAATCACACGAAGATCAAGATGTATACTCACTTGTTAAAAAATTCACAATGTCATCTATTTTGACTTGCGCTTTTGGACTTGATATCGCTGTAGATAACGAAGTACTTTTGCAGAGGATGATTGAAATAGATGAAATGTCTTTTTCAAGGAACATTGTAAGTGACTTTGATTTATTGCATCCTGgtgtgttaaaaaaattaaatgcttCGGTTTTCCCCAAAgaagtaagtaatttttttccttgatTTGGTTAAAGATACTATACGAGCGCGGAATGGAATACCTTCTAATAGAAAAGactttatagatttaattttggAAGCTAAAAATCAAGGCACCGTTttggaaacaaaaaaaagtgatgACGTAACGATCAAGTGTGTGAAATTGACAAATGAGGTAATAGCTGCGcaagcatttattttttatgtagctGGGTATGAAACTAATGCGACTACTATGGCATACATGTTGTATGAACTTGCCGTGAATCCTCAAAtacaagaaaaattaatatCAGAAGTTGACGAAGTTTTACATCGACATAATGGAAACATAACATATGAAATCACTAGTGGATTGTCTTATATGGAAAAAGTGCTTAACGAGACTCTACGAAAGTATCCTGTAGCAGATATACAACGGCGTGCGAAAGCCAATTATAATATACCCGGGACAAACATTACTATTGAAAAAGGGATAACTATATTTGTGCCAACATTGGCCATAGGTTACGATGAAAAGTACTATCCAAATCCTAACAAATTTGATCCAGAGAGATTTTCATCTGAGAATGAGAGTAAAAGACATCCTTGTGCTTTTATTCCTTTTGGTGTCGGTCCTCGGTACTGTATTGGTAAGGCccgtttttattatattttagacaACACAAAAACCATTCTTCCGGATGTTGTGCCATGATTTACATATAGCTTgagtaccttcaaggcaagagtgaatattGTATCTCCTAGGTTCAGCCTAGATCTCATCATTAATTTCcatgatgataatgacatgATTGTAATTGTCATTTAGGATTAAAGAGATTcattatcattttatttataagtcagTTACGTTATATTATCAGTTATGAGATACGTATGAAGTAAACCTCTAAATGTATAAGACTACCTACTGAATCAGTACGTCCTTTTTATCATCGTAAACAACTGTGCAAAATGTTATTCCTTCAAACGTTTGTACTGTTTATTATATTCGCCTGTTTAATATATCATTATTTTACAAGAAACTTTAAATACTGGAAATCAAGGAATATTCCAGGACCACGACCACTGCCATTTTTCGGTAATATTAAAGATTTTGTCCTAAGAAAATCGAATGCTGCggtattaaataaacaaatttatGACAAATATCCAAATGAAAAAGTTGTTGGTATTTTTAGAATGACATCACCGACCTTGATAATAAGGGATTTAGATGTGGCTAAGAACGTGCTAATAAAAGATTTTGAGTATTTCGAAGATCGTGGTTTAGAATTTAGTACAGAGGGCTTAGGAGCTAATCTTTTTCATGCTGATTCAGAAATTTGGAGGCCACTGAGAAATTTTTTTTCGCCGTTGTTTACAACTGctaaattgaaaaatatgatCCCTTTAATTGTTGAAAAAAGTGACGCAACTATAAACCACTTTAAGAAAATTACGGaatcacaaaaaaatcaaaacgtaTACTCACTTGTTCAAAAATTCACAATGTCATCTATTTTGACTTGTGCTTTTGGACTTGATATCGCTGTAGATAGTGAAATACTTTTGCAGAGGATGATGAAAATAGATCAATTATCTTTTTCGAGAAGCGTTGCAAGTGACTTTGATTTATTATACCCTGGTGTGTTAAAACAAACAAATGCTTCGATTTTCCCCAAAGAAGTAAATAACTTTTTCCTTGGTTTGGTTAAAGATATTATACAAGCGCGGAATGGTACACCTTCTAACAGAAAAGactttatagatttaattttggAAGCAAAAAATCAAGgcaatattttagaaactaaagaAGGCGATAATGTGGAAACTACGATCAAGTGTGTGAAATTGACTAACGAAGTAATAGCTGCGcaagcatttattttttatacagcCGGGTACGAAACTAATGCAACTACTGCGGCATACATGTTGTATGAACTTGCCATGAATCCTCAAATACAAGAAAAATTAATAGCAGAAGTTGACGAAGTTCTAAACCGACACGATGGAAAGATATCATATGAGTTGATCAGTGAATTGCCTTATATGGAGAAAGTGCTTAACGAGACTCTTCGAAAATACCCTGTAATAGATATACAACGACGTGCGAAGGCAAATTATAATATACCTGGGACAAACATTACTATTGAAAAAGGGACAAATATAGTGGTGCCAACATTGGGCATAAGTTACGATGAAAAGTACTATCCAAATCCTACAAATTTTGATCCAGAAAGATTTTCCCCTGAGAGTGAGAGTAAAAGACACAGTTGTGCTTTTATTCCTTTTGGTATTGGTCCTCGGTACTGCATTGGTAAGGCCTGTAGTAAAgaatgtaaatatataaaaggaaaaagtgactgacAGACTAACTAACTGACTAATTGATCtttcaacacacagctcaaactatgtAATGGACGGAtcaagctgaaatttggcatgcagatagctattatgttttattattttattaatgtgatattattaatttttaatgtgttatgataaattcatattttcatacaaaatactACAATTGACAGTGTCTTCTCGTATGTCTGTTATTTTTAAGAGTCACACAAGGTCACAGTAAAACCGCTGATTCAATCGTGGTCCTAGAAACGAACATTAAAATTATCCCagataaatagaaaaataattgaattgaacATTTAAAATCCATGAGGATAAAATCAgcaatattatataaaagtagGAAAACACATAGGTTATAAGTTTAATCAAATAAGGATAAATGAACTGAATTATTTAGTTAAaatgttttgtgtgaaaattgATTGCCATGATgtcttcatttttattatttagatttaacactcaaatatttgaaatttaaatagGTGAAATTGTTTCAGGTATGATGTTTGCAAGAATACAGAGCCGTGTATTCTTGATGAAACTCCTGTCTAACTTCCGTGTAGAGACATCCAAGAATACACAAACCACCATCACATTTAACCCAGGACGCGTTGTTACTGCACCAAAAGACGGGATATATTTAAAtcttattccaagaaaatcacAATATGACGCGAAAAACAAGTAAACTAAtgtgaaaacttttaaattaaacagTTTTACTCATAATAACAATTACTTTTATCGAGCGTTAGCTCAGTGTTTCCTGCCACAAACAAGCTAAGTGCTAGAGAGTGAGTAAATGGCTATTTTTatccgacttccaaaaaaaggaggaggttcttaattcgtcggaatcttttttttttttttttttatgtatgttccccgattactcaaagacccctggaccgatttagtttttttttttatttgaaagggtatactgcgcaggtggtcccatataaatttggtgaagatctgatgaatatcttcggagatggagaacagaactcctcaatggataggagcaaattgctcgcgatcagtgtactAGCTTAGttaacagtagggttttaactgggcatagtatattatagtccagtggggccactaaaaattgtgaaataaaaaattttcaaaagaaaaataaaaccgacttcaaaaaccacaaacactaaaaagtaaaaaataacttttgtttagctacacgtgtaatgtacctaggtatgaagtcgggcaaGCTTCACTCTTAggtttctaattttgttttaatatgctcgctcgacttcatacctaggtacattacacgtgtagctaaacaaaaattattttctactttttagtgtttgtggtttttgaagtcggttttattttttctagatAGATCTCATCGCTGCTATGGGGAGCAAAATCCCAGAACGGCCATTTTCTGAGAAGCAGAATGTGAGGGCAGAGTAGTGTTAGTGTCCATTATTTTCAAGCACAAGTCAATTTTATGTTGACACTTGACACTAACGCTGCAGTACAATGGAAAATTGAACTTAGTAAAaatgagtaaaataaataaatgaaaattaaatagtgtatttcaaaataatttcaaataagtAATGTACAGTCACAAAGAGGACGCTTTCTTTTAGGAGTAGGAGAACTACTCCCGTGTCAGAAACatctttcataaaaatattagcgATAAGCGTTcataattgacataatattatgaaacatcCCTACTCATTGCAAGTAATGGAAATTTTTTGCTGCAACTGCAACAAAAGTTTCTtatcaatgtttttttaataatcctgcCGTCTTAGTTCTTATGTTATCTACCTTATGCCAATATAATAATGTCaacatttaattaataattttttgtgtGTGCCCACACAATGGCGTATGCATGGCGTATCTGCATTctgcatgtgtgtgtgtttatgagTGTACTTGatttaaagttattaaatatataatcttttttctgtttttgtggtttagtacctaataatgtaAAACCCAACCATTATATCTATCTGTTCGTAGATCCATGTCCATTTTTCTAGGAAACAGTTCCAGGGGTCAGTCCATATTtcattttacta
Coding sequences:
- the LOC123867714 gene encoding cytochrome P450 6B6-like gives rise to the protein MTSPTLLIRDLDVIKNVLIKDFEYFEDRVKDVTQARNGIPSNRKDFIDLILEAKNQGNILETKEGDNVETTIKCVKLTNEVIAAQAFIFYTAGYETNATTAAYMLYELAMNPQIQEKLIAEVDEVLNRHDGKISYELISELPYMEKVLNETLRKYPVIDIQRRAKANYNIPGTNITIEKGTNIVVPTLGISYDEKYYPNPTNFDPERFSPESESKRHSCAFIPFGIGPRYCIGMMFARIQSRVFLMKLLSNFRVETSKNTQTTITFNPGRVVTAPKDGIYLNLIPRKSQYDAKNK